The following are from one region of the Methanospirillum hungatei genome:
- a CDS encoding flagellin, which translates to MKKEAAFSGLEAAIVLIAFVVVAAVFSYVMLGAGFFATQKSQEVTYSGVKQSTSNLVLDGQLYGSLTGTTTNKINLYLSIPEGGQPQKMREVTYVWSLSGGKARDLSGSAGYTAVGSAGTTILRPTEKIKVTLNPNPGPAPGNSFTIEIKPKVGASTLVAKTLATGYDGGVII; encoded by the coding sequence ATGAAGAAAGAAGCAGCATTTTCCGGTCTCGAAGCAGCAATCGTTCTGATTGCCTTTGTTGTTGTGGCCGCAGTGTTTTCATATGTCATGCTGGGAGCAGGATTCTTTGCTACTCAGAAGTCTCAGGAAGTTACCTATTCAGGTGTGAAACAGTCGACATCTAATCTCGTATTAGATGGACAATTGTATGGAAGTCTTACAGGAACAACAACGAACAAGATCAATCTTTACCTTTCAATTCCTGAAGGTGGACAACCTCAGAAAATGAGAGAAGTCACATATGTATGGAGTTTGAGCGGTGGAAAAGCAAGAGATTTAAGTGGTTCAGCCGGCTATACTGCAGTTGGTAGCGCTGGAACGACTATTCTTCGGCCAACAGAAAAGATAAAGGTCACATTGAATCCAAATCCAGGTCCGGCACCGGGGAATTCGTTTACCATTGAAATTAAACCAAAAGTTGGTGCATCTACACTTGTTGCAAAAACACTTGCAACCGGGTATGATGGTGGAGTAATCATTTAA
- a CDS encoding tetratricopeptide repeat protein: MHLYRVLFFLSFFLAIFGIIDGADNLENSLFIKSIDFYQKGDYEASLKMVNDIISINETNGSALNLRGLINMNLGKHEAAQKDFEKTLQYSSNHSQIYYNLGLNAYHSGNMFQADHYFSKAYEDNNPFFNLFYYAGVVKSELGQYNDAVSLLKNASRIHPHDPQAWIHLGIAYEQIRKFDLAVQAYDNAIISDPALPGPWMNKGKIFLSFGNISLAWMAFENYTSLDPDDDIGWFYYAKSLHDDKMLNASIEALHQAIEIDPTNQIYSEHLKLYIDEKNSIELGAVSERLDDRFIILLLFIIGCMSIIIIYRK, from the coding sequence ATGCACTTATATCGTGTTCTTTTCTTTCTCTCCTTCTTTCTGGCAATTTTTGGAATAATTGATGGAGCGGATAATTTAGAAAATTCCCTTTTTATAAAATCAATAGATTTCTATCAGAAGGGTGATTATGAAGCATCATTGAAGATGGTTAATGATATTATTTCAATAAATGAAACGAATGGTTCTGCTCTCAATCTTCGCGGTTTAATCAATATGAATCTGGGAAAACATGAAGCCGCTCAAAAGGATTTTGAAAAAACACTGCAATATAGTAGTAACCACTCCCAAATCTATTACAATCTAGGTCTTAATGCATATCATTCTGGGAATATGTTCCAGGCAGATCATTACTTTAGCAAGGCATATGAAGATAATAATCCCTTTTTTAATCTCTTTTATTATGCGGGAGTTGTAAAATCAGAGTTGGGTCAATATAATGATGCAGTCTCCCTCCTTAAAAATGCATCACGTATACATCCTCATGATCCGCAGGCATGGATTCATTTGGGTATCGCATATGAACAGATACGAAAATTTGATCTAGCTGTTCAGGCATATGATAATGCCATTATCTCAGACCCTGCCCTTCCTGGACCTTGGATGAACAAAGGTAAAATATTTCTCTCATTCGGAAACATCTCATTAGCATGGATGGCCTTTGAGAATTATACATCCTTGGATCCTGATGATGATATAGGCTGGTTTTACTATGCCAAATCCCTTCATGATGATAAGATGTTGAATGCGTCAATAGAGGCATTACATCAGGCTATTGAAATTGATCCAACGAATCAAATCTATTCTGAACACTTAAAGTTGTATATCGATGAAAAAAACTCCATAGAATTAGGGGCCGTAAGTGAGCGACTAGATGATCGATTTATTATTTTATTATTATTTATTATTGGTTGCATGAGTATTATAATAATATATAGAAAATAG
- a CDS encoding tetratricopeptide repeat protein has product MNKEKCHVLCRLKSRSIISKLLVVSILVFVLGLVNAEQTGDSLNTDSDFKNNETLSNWLIQGENFFENGDFVLALKNYQNAYEISPDDSDILYKIGLTHLMLGNMEIAEQYFNDSIRKNGNPEVLFYHGVANYGLKRYSQSVKSYGKYLDFYPNDSYALFNLGQAYEQDGKYNLALQAYENATRVDPSYAKPWYFIGVLYGSFGNHLMARNAYVHYIELEPDDHRGWFALSLEEYSLKNVTESVIAMEHAVRLNSNNTMYQQYLEILLEGDNNSSNKNQNIPLSMISIIIALFTGIISIRCHMKII; this is encoded by the coding sequence ATGAATAAAGAAAAGTGCCATGTATTATGTAGATTGAAAAGCAGGAGCATTATATCCAAACTGTTGGTGGTCTCGATACTTGTATTCGTGCTCGGTCTTGTTAATGCAGAACAGACAGGAGATTCTCTGAATACGGACAGTGATTTCAAGAATAATGAGACTTTGTCTAATTGGTTAATACAAGGAGAAAATTTTTTTGAAAATGGGGATTTTGTCCTTGCATTAAAAAATTATCAGAATGCGTATGAGATATCCCCTGATGACTCGGACATCCTGTATAAAATTGGATTAACACATTTAATGCTTGGGAATATGGAGATTGCAGAGCAATATTTTAATGATTCAATACGGAAAAATGGTAATCCTGAAGTTTTATTCTATCATGGTGTTGCAAATTACGGATTGAAGCGTTATTCGCAGTCAGTAAAATCTTATGGAAAATATCTGGATTTCTATCCCAACGACTCATATGCCTTATTTAATCTTGGACAAGCCTACGAGCAAGATGGAAAGTACAATTTAGCCCTACAGGCCTATGAAAATGCAACACGGGTAGATCCATCATATGCAAAACCATGGTATTTTATTGGCGTGTTGTATGGATCGTTTGGTAATCATTTGATGGCCAGAAATGCTTATGTCCATTATATAGAGTTAGAACCTGATGATCATCGGGGTTGGTTTGCTTTATCCCTGGAAGAGTATTCGCTGAAAAATGTAACCGAATCTGTTATTGCAATGGAACATGCTGTTCGGCTAAATTCAAATAATACTATGTACCAACAATATCTCGAAATATTATTAGAAGGAGATAACAATTCTTCGAATAAGAATCAGAATATTCCTTTAAGTATGATATCAATAATAATTGCACTGTTTACTGGAATAATCTCCATTCGATGTCATATGAAAATCATATGA
- a CDS encoding flagellin, with protein MKKEAAFSGLEAAIVLIAFVVVAAVFSYVMLGAGFFATQKSQEVTYSGVKQSTSNLVLDGQLYGNYDSTDGDVDTIEFYLSIPEGGQPQDIGEVVFVYSLEGGIGEERTLGTGITIDPALTNDILVPTEKVKVTLTPTDTPVPGETFTIEIKPKIGASTLIAKTLATGYTGGVII; from the coding sequence ATGAAGAAAGAAGCAGCATTTTCCGGTCTCGAAGCGGCAATCGTCCTGATTGCCTTTGTTGTAGTGGCCGCAGTGTTTTCCTATGTCATGCTGGGTGCGGGATTTTTCGCTACTCAGAAGTCACAGGAAGTTACCTATTCAGGTGTAAAACAGTCGACATCAAACCTCGTACTAGATGGTCAATTATATGGGAACTACGATAGTACAGATGGCGATGTAGATACGATTGAATTTTATCTATCAATTCCAGAAGGTGGTCAGCCACAAGATATTGGCGAAGTCGTTTTTGTTTATAGTTTAGAAGGCGGTATTGGGGAAGAGAGAACTCTTGGTACCGGTATTACAATTGACCCAGCATTAACGAATGATATTCTTGTCCCTACCGAAAAGGTAAAGGTCACGTTAACTCCAACCGACACACCAGTACCAGGTGAGACATTTACTATTGAAATCAAACCAAAAATTGGAGCATCTACTCTTATCGCCAAGACCCTAGCTACGGGATACACTGGCGGAGTGATTATTTAA